In a single window of the Rhinolophus ferrumequinum isolate MPI-CBG mRhiFer1 chromosome 21, mRhiFer1_v1.p, whole genome shotgun sequence genome:
- the TBX4 gene encoding T-box transcription factor TBX4 isoform X1: protein MLQDKGLSESEEAFRATGPALGGEANTTNAASAPEPELAAPGLSGAALGSPPGPGADVAAVAEQTIENIKVGLHEKELWKKFHEAGTEMIITKAGRRMFPSYKVKVTGMNPKTKYILLIDIVPADDHRYKFCDNKWMVAGKAEPAMPGRLYVHPDSPATGAHWMRQLVSFQKLKLTNNHLDPFGHIILNSMHKYQPRLHIVKADENNAFGSKNTAFCTHVFPETSFISVTSYQNHKITQLKIENNPFAKGFRGSDDSDLRVARLQSKEYPVISKSIMRQRLVSTQLSAKPDVSPLHGAHQALQHYQYENGAHMQFAAAEPQDLPLNTFPAQRDSSLFYHCLKRRADSVRHLDLPCKRPYLEAPSAVGEDHYFRSPPPYDQQMLSPSYCNEVTPREACMYSGSGPEIAGVSGVDDLPPPPLSCNMWTSVSPYTSYSVQTMETVPYQSFPTHFTATTMMPRLPALSAQSSQPPGNTHFSVYNQLSQSQVRERGPTASFSRERGLPAVCERKPPSPHLNAANEFLYSQSFSLSREASLQYHSGMGTVENWTDG from the exons ATGCTGCAGGATAAGGGCCTGTCGGAGAGCGAGGAGGCCTTCCGGGCCACGGGCCCAGCGCTCGGCGGCGAGGCCAACACCACCAACGCCGCCAGCGCCCCCGAGCCAGAGCTGGCCGCGCCGGGCCTCAGCGGAGCGGCGCTCGGCAGCCCCCCGGGCCCCGGCGCCGACGTCGCCGCCGTCGCGGAGCAG ACCATCGAGAACATCAAGGTGGGCCTGCATGAGAAGGAGCTCTGGAAGAAGTTCCACGAGGCGGGCACCGAGATGATCATCACCAAGGCGGGCAG GAGGATGTTCCCCAGCTACAAGGTAAAGGTCACAGGCATGAACCCCAAGACCAAATACATCCTGCTGATTGACATTGTCCCTGCGGATGACCACCGCTACAAGTTCTGTGACAACAAATG GATGGTGGCAGGGAAGGCTGAGCCCGCAATGCCAGGAAGGCTCTATGTCCACCCGGATTCTCCTGCTACCGGGGCCCACTGGATGCGGCAGCTGGTCTCCTTCCAGAAGCTGAAGCTGACAAACAATCACCTGGACCCTTTTGGCCAT ATCATTCTCAACTCCATGCACAAGTACCAGCCACGGCTACACATCGTGAAGGCCGATGAGAACAATGCTTTTGGCTCCAAAAACACAGCCTTCTGCACCCACGTGTTCCCAGAGACCTCCTTCATCTCTGTGACCTCCTACCAGAATCACAAG ATCACACAACTGAAAATTGAGAACAACCCTTTCGCCAAGGGATTCCGGGGCAGTGACGACAGTGACTTGCGTGTGGCCCGGCTGCAGAG CAAAGAATATCCCGTGATCTCCAAAAGCATCATGAGGCAGAGGCTAGTCTCCACCCAGCTCTCGGCCAAGCCCGACGTCAGCCCCTTGCATGGCGCCCACCAAGCACTCCAGCATTACCAGTACGAGAACGGGGCTCACATGCAGTTTGCTGCGGCTGAGCCACAGGACCTGCCCCTCAACACCTTCCCAGCCCAGAGGGATTCAAGCCTCTTCTATCACTGCCTGAAAAGACGAG CAGACAGTGTCCGCCACCTGGACTTACCCTGCAAGCGACCCTACCTGGAAGCTCCCTCTGCAGTGGGGGAGGATCACTATTTCCGTTCTCCCCCTCCCTACGACCAACAGATGCTGAGCCCCTCCTACTGCAATGAGGTGACCCCAAGAGAAGCCTGTATGTACTCAGGTTCGGGGCCCGAGATTGCCGGGGTGTCTGGGGTGGACGACTTGCCCCCGCCCCCACTGAGCTGTAACATGTGGACGTCAGTCTCGCCGTACACGAGCTACAGCGTTCAGACCATGGAGACTGTGCCTTACCAGTCCTTCCCCACGCACTTCACCGCCACCACTATGATGCCTCGGCTGCCTGCTCTCTCTGCTCAGAGCTCCCAGCCACCGGGAAACACCCACTTCAGTGTCTACAATCAGCTCTCACAGTCTCAGGTCCGAGAGCGGGGGCCCACCGCCTCCTTCTCGAGGGAGCGTGGCCTCCCCGCAGTGTGTGAGAGGAAGCCGCCCTCTCCACACCTGAATGCTGCCAACGAGTTCCTCTACTCTCAAAGCTTCTCCTTGTCCCGGGAAGCTTCCTTACAATATCATTCAGGAATGGGGACTGTGGAGAACTGGACTGACGGATGA
- the TBX4 gene encoding T-box transcription factor TBX4 isoform X2 produces the protein MLQDKGLSESEEAFRATGPALGGEANTTNAASAPEPELAAPGLSGAALGSPPGPGADVAAVAEQTIENIKVGLHEKELWKKFHEAGTEMIITKAGRRMFPSYKVKVTGMNPKTKYILLIDIVPADDHRYKFCDNKWMVAGKAEPAMPGRLYVHPDSPATGAHWMRQLVSFQKLKLTNNHLDPFGHIILNSMHKYQPRLHIVKADENNAFGSKNTAFCTHVFPETSFISVTSYQNHKITQLKIENNPFAKGFRGSDDSDLRVARLQSKEYPVISKSIMRQRLVSTQLSAKPDVSPLHGAHQALQHYQYENGAHMQFAAAEPQDLPLNTFPAQRDSSLFYHCLKRRDSVRHLDLPCKRPYLEAPSAVGEDHYFRSPPPYDQQMLSPSYCNEVTPREACMYSGSGPEIAGVSGVDDLPPPPLSCNMWTSVSPYTSYSVQTMETVPYQSFPTHFTATTMMPRLPALSAQSSQPPGNTHFSVYNQLSQSQVRERGPTASFSRERGLPAVCERKPPSPHLNAANEFLYSQSFSLSREASLQYHSGMGTVENWTDG, from the exons ATGCTGCAGGATAAGGGCCTGTCGGAGAGCGAGGAGGCCTTCCGGGCCACGGGCCCAGCGCTCGGCGGCGAGGCCAACACCACCAACGCCGCCAGCGCCCCCGAGCCAGAGCTGGCCGCGCCGGGCCTCAGCGGAGCGGCGCTCGGCAGCCCCCCGGGCCCCGGCGCCGACGTCGCCGCCGTCGCGGAGCAG ACCATCGAGAACATCAAGGTGGGCCTGCATGAGAAGGAGCTCTGGAAGAAGTTCCACGAGGCGGGCACCGAGATGATCATCACCAAGGCGGGCAG GAGGATGTTCCCCAGCTACAAGGTAAAGGTCACAGGCATGAACCCCAAGACCAAATACATCCTGCTGATTGACATTGTCCCTGCGGATGACCACCGCTACAAGTTCTGTGACAACAAATG GATGGTGGCAGGGAAGGCTGAGCCCGCAATGCCAGGAAGGCTCTATGTCCACCCGGATTCTCCTGCTACCGGGGCCCACTGGATGCGGCAGCTGGTCTCCTTCCAGAAGCTGAAGCTGACAAACAATCACCTGGACCCTTTTGGCCAT ATCATTCTCAACTCCATGCACAAGTACCAGCCACGGCTACACATCGTGAAGGCCGATGAGAACAATGCTTTTGGCTCCAAAAACACAGCCTTCTGCACCCACGTGTTCCCAGAGACCTCCTTCATCTCTGTGACCTCCTACCAGAATCACAAG ATCACACAACTGAAAATTGAGAACAACCCTTTCGCCAAGGGATTCCGGGGCAGTGACGACAGTGACTTGCGTGTGGCCCGGCTGCAGAG CAAAGAATATCCCGTGATCTCCAAAAGCATCATGAGGCAGAGGCTAGTCTCCACCCAGCTCTCGGCCAAGCCCGACGTCAGCCCCTTGCATGGCGCCCACCAAGCACTCCAGCATTACCAGTACGAGAACGGGGCTCACATGCAGTTTGCTGCGGCTGAGCCACAGGACCTGCCCCTCAACACCTTCCCAGCCCAGAGGGATTCAAGCCTCTTCTATCACTGCCTGAAAAGACGAG ACAGTGTCCGCCACCTGGACTTACCCTGCAAGCGACCCTACCTGGAAGCTCCCTCTGCAGTGGGGGAGGATCACTATTTCCGTTCTCCCCCTCCCTACGACCAACAGATGCTGAGCCCCTCCTACTGCAATGAGGTGACCCCAAGAGAAGCCTGTATGTACTCAGGTTCGGGGCCCGAGATTGCCGGGGTGTCTGGGGTGGACGACTTGCCCCCGCCCCCACTGAGCTGTAACATGTGGACGTCAGTCTCGCCGTACACGAGCTACAGCGTTCAGACCATGGAGACTGTGCCTTACCAGTCCTTCCCCACGCACTTCACCGCCACCACTATGATGCCTCGGCTGCCTGCTCTCTCTGCTCAGAGCTCCCAGCCACCGGGAAACACCCACTTCAGTGTCTACAATCAGCTCTCACAGTCTCAGGTCCGAGAGCGGGGGCCCACCGCCTCCTTCTCGAGGGAGCGTGGCCTCCCCGCAGTGTGTGAGAGGAAGCCGCCCTCTCCACACCTGAATGCTGCCAACGAGTTCCTCTACTCTCAAAGCTTCTCCTTGTCCCGGGAAGCTTCCTTACAATATCATTCAGGAATGGGGACTGTGGAGAACTGGACTGACGGATGA